Proteins from one Acetobacteroides hydrogenigenes genomic window:
- a CDS encoding tetratricopeptide repeat protein, whose product MKKQILFIVAVSFCITSCSSSYNSMKSLSKNAKLMSDMNYYEGVKQYYGGSADNAIRFLNKAVSLNKENDAAYFILSQIYQGKNKRVEALKNAELAYTYSPDNKDYGLNYAQSLQRLNRLDSALTVYNQFITKDSSNTDLLLNMSLIYGVKGDMVRSIKLYDEFSTKYGSNETILENKQKLYLQLNQLDSAISVGTKLVELFPENPRHLTILADIYANKGNDSLAIDYNLKALELVPTYPLAQIGLSDAYRREARYTDYFRTLNRIFGNDEIKNSDKVAYFNQFLENKQFYQVFYPNIDTLINSFIATYPKDTSIYPIYADHLAKMGKLTDLNSFLKTKLDSGSRDSSLFFKFIELNLYTKRYDTTSFYASKAIAYYPKLVKLYLYKSYALFQRKDFDSTILVLKTALPYVNSDSVKVDILSMIGDSYHSLKNDKQAFAYYDEALSINPNNIQVLNNYSYYLSLIDKDLKKALKMINVVLKKEPNNSTYLDTKAWLLYKLGKYEEAKTVMRQALIYGGNESDTILEHYGDILLKLNEVETAKLYWQMSYDRGNRSDEIVKKLNIKQ is encoded by the coding sequence ATGAAAAAGCAGATTCTTTTTATTGTTGCTGTTAGCTTTTGTATTACGAGTTGCTCATCGTCCTATAATTCGATGAAATCGCTTAGTAAGAATGCTAAGCTTATGTCGGATATGAACTATTACGAGGGAGTTAAACAGTACTATGGAGGATCTGCTGATAATGCAATTCGATTTCTGAACAAGGCGGTTAGCTTAAATAAGGAGAACGATGCTGCTTACTTCATTTTGTCTCAAATATATCAGGGAAAGAATAAGAGGGTTGAAGCTTTAAAAAATGCTGAATTGGCCTACACTTATTCTCCGGACAATAAGGATTACGGTTTAAACTATGCTCAAAGCTTACAGCGATTGAATAGGCTTGACTCTGCGTTAACTGTATATAATCAGTTTATTACAAAGGATTCTTCAAATACGGATTTGCTTCTTAATATGTCGCTTATTTACGGTGTAAAGGGTGATATGGTTCGAAGTATAAAGCTCTATGATGAATTTTCTACCAAGTACGGTAGCAATGAAACCATACTTGAGAATAAGCAAAAGTTGTATCTGCAGCTTAATCAGCTTGACTCTGCTATTAGTGTTGGAACTAAGCTAGTGGAGTTGTTTCCAGAGAATCCTCGCCACCTTACTATTTTGGCAGATATTTATGCTAACAAAGGAAACGATTCTTTGGCGATAGACTATAATCTTAAGGCGCTTGAACTTGTACCTACTTACCCTTTGGCGCAAATCGGTTTATCCGATGCGTATCGAAGAGAGGCTCGTTATACTGACTATTTCCGAACTCTGAACCGTATTTTTGGAAATGACGAAATAAAGAATAGTGATAAGGTAGCCTATTTTAATCAGTTCCTAGAGAATAAGCAATTCTATCAAGTTTTTTATCCAAATATAGATACGCTGATAAATAGCTTCATAGCTACCTATCCAAAAGATACTTCTATCTATCCCATTTATGCCGATCATTTGGCTAAGATGGGAAAGCTTACAGATCTAAATTCTTTTTTAAAAACCAAGTTGGATTCTGGATCGAGGGATTCTTCCTTGTTCTTTAAGTTTATTGAGCTGAATCTGTATACCAAACGATATGATACAACCAGCTTTTATGCTTCAAAAGCGATTGCTTACTATCCAAAATTGGTGAAGTTGTATCTATATAAGTCGTATGCTCTATTTCAAAGAAAGGATTTCGATTCTACTATACTGGTACTAAAGACTGCTTTACCTTACGTGAATTCGGATTCGGTTAAAGTAGATATACTTTCGATGATAGGCGATTCGTACCATTCGCTTAAAAATGATAAGCAAGCTTTTGCCTACTACGATGAGGCATTATCTATTAATCCTAATAACATACAGGTACTAAATAATTATAGCTACTACCTTTCTCTAATCGACAAGGATTTGAAAAAGGCACTTAAAATGATTAATGTAGTGCTTAAAAAGGAGCCTAACAATTCGACATATTTGGATACTAAGGCATGGCTACTTTACAAGTTAGGAAAGTATGAAGAGGCAAAAACGGTGATGCGTCAGGCATTAATATATGGAGGAAACGAAAGTGATACAATATTAGAACACTATGGGGATATCCTTTTAAAGTTGAACGAAGTAGAGACGGCAAAATTGTACTGGCAGATGTCATACGATAGGGGAAACCGTTCTGATGAAATAGTAAAGAAACTCAATATAAAACAGTAA
- the dut gene encoding dUTP diphosphatase, with the protein MEVKVVNKSSFDLPEYATVHSAGLDLRANTTDNLVLAPLDRVIIPTGLFIEIPVGFEAQIRPRSGMAIKHGITVINSPGTIDADYRGEIKVGLVNISNEAYTIKPGERIAQMVFSKHETVSWLEVELLSETDRGEGGFGHTGKK; encoded by the coding sequence ATGGAAGTCAAAGTAGTTAATAAGAGTAGTTTCGATTTACCAGAATATGCAACAGTCCATTCAGCTGGATTGGATTTACGTGCTAATACCACTGATAATCTAGTTTTAGCTCCATTGGATAGGGTTATTATTCCTACAGGGTTGTTTATAGAAATTCCTGTAGGATTTGAAGCTCAAATTCGTCCGCGAAGTGGTATGGCAATTAAGCACGGTATTACAGTTATTAATTCACCTGGTACCATCGATGCCGATTATAGAGGAGAGATTAAAGTAGGGTTAGTTAATATTTCGAACGAAGCGTATACTATAAAGCCTGGCGAACGTATAGCTCAAATGGTTTTTTCAAAGCACGAAACGGTTAGTTGGCTGGAAGTAGAGCTGCTTTCTGAAACTGATAGGGGAGAGGGTGGCTTTGGACATACAGGAAAAAAGTAA
- a CDS encoding ATP-binding protein → MKIYKFESDPIILNDIEEIVVHFIKENDIPKALRYKIIVSSLEAITNSIYHGNCCNVQKKVQFGLERRSDRVVVIVEDEGDGFDYAKLPDPTTPDNIENPDGRGVFLMMKLSDYIEFNKKGNRVQLYFNI, encoded by the coding sequence ATGAAAATTTACAAATTCGAATCGGATCCGATTATTTTGAATGACATCGAAGAGATCGTGGTTCATTTTATTAAAGAGAATGATATACCCAAAGCTCTTCGTTATAAAATAATAGTATCATCTTTAGAAGCAATTACAAACTCAATATATCATGGGAATTGCTGCAACGTGCAAAAGAAGGTTCAATTTGGACTTGAAAGACGAAGTGATAGAGTTGTAGTTATTGTAGAAGATGAAGGTGATGGTTTTGATTATGCAAAACTTCCAGATCCTACAACTCCGGATAATATCGAAAATCCCGATGGAAGAGGAGTGTTTCTGATGATGAAACTATCGGACTATATTGAGTTTAATAAGAAAGGAAACAGAGTTCAACTTTATTTTAATATATAA
- a CDS encoding murein hydrolase activator EnvC family protein yields MYRLLLILLFSFTAQVVFSQSLKDLQEQKRVADAEINRINEQLSATKLEKNSTLRQVALINSKIQKRKKVLENIDKQVYIVKRTIQVKSDTVYRLRKDIDTLKVAYANTLKHAYKMRNTNSVIALVFASSDLHQAIRRMKYLRSYSDFRIQQAKSIEVKQEALNVEIADLSSKKKNLEVLLAEKNREIRKLDQDEKTYEKMAAQLKSKEKDLTREIQVRKNLSDRLSREISRLIAEEARKAAEAARKAAARRAAEAARRAKKNGSTKSSSTTSSASESSEPVLPFTPEDRMIAGKFEANRGRLPWPVRQGSIVESFGVHQHPILKGVKTENKGVDISSNAGCDVYAVYDGEVSKIFPLPGANISVLVRHGYYITVYSNLSRVNVVQGQQIKAKQVLGVLANSDTGGEKPTLKFQVWKETTPQNPVLWLTR; encoded by the coding sequence ATGTACCGCTTACTACTTATACTTTTATTTTCATTTACCGCTCAAGTTGTATTTTCTCAATCGCTTAAAGATTTGCAGGAACAAAAGCGTGTTGCTGATGCCGAGATAAATAGGATTAATGAGCAGCTTAGCGCAACAAAACTCGAAAAGAATTCGACGCTTAGGCAAGTTGCCCTTATAAATTCTAAAATACAGAAGCGCAAAAAGGTATTAGAGAATATTGATAAGCAGGTTTATATTGTAAAGAGGACAATTCAAGTAAAGTCTGATACTGTATATCGTTTACGAAAGGATATTGATACTTTAAAAGTTGCCTATGCGAATACGCTAAAGCATGCTTACAAAATGCGTAATACTAATTCTGTTATTGCGCTAGTTTTTGCCTCTTCTGATTTGCATCAGGCAATTAGAAGAATGAAGTATCTTAGATCGTATAGCGATTTTAGAATTCAGCAAGCAAAATCTATTGAGGTTAAGCAGGAAGCGCTTAACGTTGAAATTGCCGATTTGAGTAGTAAGAAAAAGAATTTGGAAGTATTATTGGCTGAGAAGAATAGGGAAATAAGAAAACTCGATCAGGATGAGAAAACCTATGAAAAAATGGCTGCTCAGCTTAAAAGTAAGGAAAAGGACTTAACAAGAGAAATACAGGTAAGGAAGAATTTGAGTGATAGATTGTCACGAGAAATTAGTAGGCTTATTGCAGAGGAAGCACGTAAAGCTGCCGAGGCTGCACGTAAAGCAGCAGCACGTAGAGCAGCAGAAGCAGCGCGACGTGCAAAAAAGAATGGAAGTACAAAAAGTAGTAGCACTACTTCAAGTGCATCCGAAAGTAGTGAACCAGTTCTTCCATTCACTCCTGAAGACCGTATGATTGCTGGAAAGTTTGAAGCAAATAGAGGGCGACTTCCTTGGCCTGTAAGGCAGGGCTCTATTGTAGAAAGTTTCGGTGTGCATCAGCATCCTATACTGAAGGGTGTTAAAACAGAAAACAAGGGTGTTGATATTTCCTCCAATGCTGGTTGTGATGTTTATGCCGTTTACGATGGTGAAGTAAGTAAAATATTTCCTCTTCCAGGTGCAAATATATCCGTACTTGTTAGGCATGGTTACTATATAACGGTTTACTCCAATCTTTCGCGTGTTAATGTTGTACAAGGACAACAGATAAAGGCAAAGCAAGTTTTGGGTGTTCTTGCAAATAGCGATACTGGTGGAGAAAAACCTACGCTTAAATTTCAGGTTTGGAAGGAAACAACACCACAAAATCCTGTATTATGGTTAACACGGTAA
- the ade gene encoding adenine deaminase, with protein sequence MEKIRGNIVNLKEEKIFFGDVIISGGLVFDLVFISEEEKGERYILPGFVDSHIHIESSMLVPSEFAKVAVRTGVVATVSDPHEIANVLGVDGVEYMRLNGVLSGFKFFFGVPSCVPAVLFDRSGAVLDSRIVSEMLESGNYFYLSEMMNFPGVVGGDLDVKAKIDAALRCGVKVDGHAPGLVGGDLKAYVGAGITTDHECMSLQEAEEKIRLGMKIQIREGSAAKNFDSLIDIVKVYPDMVMLCSDDCHPDDLLNGYFVGLLKRALSKGVNLFDALRISGYNAVKHYNLPVGLLQKGDSADFIVVDNLSDFNVKKTVVDGSVLFENGVVCTNSVEVEVVNNFVENIISVDDVKVLSPCEDSVLVRVIGVLEGELYTHSEVCRLAVQNGEVFSQKDSDILKIVALNRYQKAKPSVGFIRGFGLKKGAICSSVSHDSHNIVAIGVDDESIVKVINAVVASKGGLAYADEDVVKVLELPVAGIMAAAPAEKVADEYRCLLEITKKSGSIVKAPFMTMAFMSLIVIPELKISDQGLFDVLEFKPTSLFVNER encoded by the coding sequence ATGGAGAAGATAAGAGGAAATATAGTTAATCTCAAGGAAGAAAAGATATTTTTCGGAGATGTTATAATTAGTGGTGGTCTTGTTTTTGATTTAGTTTTTATATCTGAAGAGGAAAAAGGAGAAAGATATATATTACCAGGTTTTGTTGATTCTCATATTCATATTGAGAGTTCTATGCTGGTTCCTTCTGAGTTTGCAAAGGTTGCTGTGCGTACAGGGGTAGTTGCAACTGTAAGTGATCCTCATGAAATTGCAAATGTTCTTGGAGTAGATGGAGTGGAATATATGCGATTGAATGGAGTATTGTCTGGGTTTAAGTTTTTCTTTGGGGTGCCTTCGTGTGTTCCTGCTGTTTTATTTGATAGGTCTGGTGCTGTTCTTGATTCTCGAATTGTTAGTGAAATGCTTGAGTCAGGAAACTATTTTTATCTTTCGGAAATGATGAATTTCCCAGGAGTTGTAGGAGGGGATCTGGATGTTAAAGCAAAGATTGATGCTGCTCTAAGATGTGGTGTAAAAGTAGATGGTCATGCACCGGGTTTGGTTGGCGGAGATTTAAAGGCGTATGTTGGTGCTGGTATTACAACTGATCATGAGTGTATGTCGCTTCAAGAGGCAGAAGAAAAGATTAGATTGGGAATGAAGATACAAATCAGAGAAGGAAGTGCTGCAAAGAATTTTGATTCTTTGATTGACATTGTGAAAGTGTATCCCGATATGGTGATGCTTTGTTCTGACGATTGTCATCCTGATGATTTATTGAATGGATATTTTGTTGGATTGTTGAAGCGAGCGTTAAGTAAGGGTGTAAACTTGTTTGATGCTCTTCGTATTTCCGGATATAATGCGGTGAAGCATTATAATCTTCCTGTTGGGCTTCTTCAAAAGGGTGATTCGGCTGATTTTATTGTGGTTGATAATTTGTCGGATTTTAATGTAAAAAAGACTGTTGTTGACGGAAGCGTTCTTTTTGAAAATGGGGTTGTTTGTACTAATAGTGTTGAAGTTGAAGTTGTGAATAATTTTGTGGAAAATATTATTAGCGTTGATGATGTGAAAGTGTTATCTCCTTGTGAAGATAGTGTGTTAGTTAGAGTGATTGGTGTTTTAGAAGGTGAACTTTATACTCATTCCGAAGTTTGTAGGTTGGCTGTTCAAAATGGGGAAGTTTTTTCACAAAAGGATTCAGATATTCTTAAAATAGTTGCTTTAAATAGATATCAAAAGGCAAAACCTAGTGTTGGATTTATTCGAGGTTTTGGTTTGAAAAAAGGCGCTATTTGTAGTAGCGTTTCGCACGATTCTCATAATATAGTTGCTATTGGGGTAGATGACGAAAGTATTGTTAAGGTGATTAATGCCGTTGTTGCTTCAAAGGGTGGTTTGGCTTACGCTGATGAGGATGTCGTTAAAGTTTTGGAGTTGCCTGTGGCTGGTATTATGGCTGCAGCTCCAGCTGAAAAAGTGGCCGATGAATATCGTTGCTTACTTGAAATTACCAAAAAGAGTGGTTCTATTGTGAAGGCTCCTTTTATGACTATGGCTTTTATGTCGCTAATTGTAATACCTGAGTTGAAAATTTCTGATCAAGGTTTATTCGATGTTTTAGAGTTTAAACCTACATCTCTTTTTGTAAATGAGCGATAG
- the ybeY gene encoding rRNA maturation RNase YbeY — protein sequence MAINFFAEGVSFKPKQTLKIKAWIKDVAAEEGYQVGTLNYVFCNDEYILETNRQYLQHDYYTDIITFDYTEKNKISGDLVISIDTVKSNAEMLGVEENQELCRVIVHGVLHLCGYKDKTIDEEKVMRERENYYLLKFNVSII from the coding sequence TTGGCAATTAATTTTTTTGCAGAGGGAGTAAGCTTTAAGCCAAAGCAAACCCTAAAGATAAAGGCATGGATAAAAGATGTTGCAGCAGAGGAAGGGTACCAGGTTGGTACCCTAAATTATGTATTCTGCAACGATGAGTATATTCTTGAAACAAATCGACAATATTTGCAGCACGATTACTACACTGATATTATTACGTTTGATTACACCGAAAAGAATAAAATTTCCGGTGATCTGGTTATAAGTATTGATACAGTAAAATCTAATGCAGAAATGCTAGGTGTTGAAGAAAATCAAGAGTTATGTAGGGTAATAGTTCATGGAGTGCTTCATCTTTGTGGCTATAAGGATAAGACGATTGATGAAGAGAAAGTAATGCGCGAAAGGGAGAACTACTATCTTTTAAAGTTTAACGTATCGATTATTTAA
- a CDS encoding lipopolysaccharide biosynthesis protein has translation MGNLKKLAGHTLIYGLSSLLARFINYLMNPIYTNYFKDPSEYAIYSEFYIYIPILLTVLTFGLETGYFRFSSKYKDVKDKVYSTTFTFLLVTSTLFVLYTTFGYDGIISGLDLSPNKWYVILTGWIVFFDVLCAIPFVRLRNENRSATFVVLKTVNILINVLFNLLLLFVVPKLFPSLPPMGILVIFIANLVASVTTLFLVLRLAGLPSIRISKPLMKELAIYSVPLVISGLAGQVNDLLDRYSIKYLLPESAKPMFQLGIYTSNLKLAIVLTLFTQMFRYAAEPFFFNNVRKEDSAKTYADVFKYFSVFGMIIFLLVTLYIDIFQYLEGANYREGLFIVPVLLLSYYFVGLLYNLQIIFKLHDKTRRTVDVTLAGLILLVVFNIFMVPHFGYQAAAWGRLLSFVFMCVVSYWFGKKIVSIPYDFKNIGFYFVFGLGLFFLSKAIRPENLYLRMAVNTLLFGSYVLVFLYKEKINPVTIAKSLLKWKSK, from the coding sequence GTGGGAAACTTAAAGAAGCTAGCAGGTCATACCCTTATATATGGCTTAAGTAGCCTTTTGGCTCGATTCATTAACTACTTAATGAATCCTATATATACGAATTACTTTAAAGATCCTAGTGAATATGCTATATACAGCGAATTTTACATTTATATACCGATCTTACTAACAGTTCTAACCTTTGGATTGGAAACGGGGTATTTTCGTTTTTCTAGTAAGTATAAAGATGTTAAGGATAAGGTTTACTCTACAACTTTCACTTTTTTGTTAGTAACATCTACATTATTTGTTCTATATACAACATTTGGATACGATGGAATAATAAGTGGGCTCGATTTATCGCCCAATAAGTGGTATGTTATATTAACGGGTTGGATTGTATTTTTTGATGTGCTCTGTGCTATTCCGTTTGTACGACTGAGAAATGAAAATAGATCTGCAACATTTGTAGTATTAAAGACGGTAAATATTCTCATTAATGTACTTTTCAATTTGCTGTTGCTTTTTGTTGTGCCAAAGCTATTTCCATCTCTTCCACCTATGGGAATTCTGGTTATATTTATAGCAAACCTGGTTGCATCTGTTACTACTTTATTCTTGGTTTTACGTTTAGCTGGTTTACCAAGTATCCGTATATCAAAACCGTTGATGAAGGAATTGGCCATATATTCAGTACCCTTGGTTATATCAGGTTTGGCAGGACAAGTAAACGATTTGTTGGATCGTTACAGTATAAAATATCTGTTGCCTGAATCTGCTAAACCAATGTTTCAGTTGGGTATTTACACGTCGAATTTAAAGCTGGCAATAGTACTTACCTTGTTTACGCAAATGTTTAGGTATGCTGCCGAACCATTTTTCTTTAATAATGTAAGGAAGGAAGATTCTGCAAAAACGTATGCCGATGTTTTTAAGTATTTTTCGGTATTTGGAATGATAATATTCTTATTAGTAACGCTTTATATTGATATATTTCAGTATTTAGAAGGTGCTAATTATCGTGAAGGACTATTTATTGTTCCAGTATTGCTGCTTTCTTACTATTTTGTAGGATTGCTATATAATCTTCAAATAATATTTAAGTTGCACGATAAAACGAGGCGTACCGTTGATGTCACCTTAGCCGGATTGATACTACTTGTAGTCTTTAATATTTTTATGGTTCCACATTTTGGTTATCAGGCAGCTGCATGGGGCCGATTGCTATCGTTTGTATTTATGTGCGTTGTAAGCTACTGGTTTGGTAAGAAAATTGTTAGTATTCCTTACGACTTTAAGAATATAGGGTTTTACTTCGTTTTTGGATTGGGTCTTTTCTTTTTAAGTAAGGCAATTCGTCCAGAAAACCTATATTTACGTATGGCTGTGAATACGCTATTATTTGGATCATACGTTTTAGTATTCCTTTACAAGGAAAAAATTAATCCAGTTACCATTGCAAAATCGCTTTTAAAATGGAAGTCAAAGTAG
- the mnmG gene encoding tRNA uridine-5-carboxymethylaminomethyl(34) synthesis enzyme MnmG, whose translation MVFNYDVVVVGAGHAGCEAAAAAANLGAQTLLITMDMTKMGQMSCNPAMGGIAKGQIVREIDALGGYSGIVTDSSSIQFRMLNRSKGPAMWSPRAQCDRSLFSLKWREMLENTPNLFFWQDSVVNLLIEDSTVKGVHTALGVDFTAKSVVLTTGTFMNGLMHVGRAQLAGGRSGDMASYGITEQLRQLGLEVGRMKTGTPARIDGRTIDYSKVVAQEGDANPEKFSFLDTVKPLERQLPCYITYTNTDVHETLRAKFDESPLFNGTIKSIGPRYCPSIEDKVRTFADKDQHQLFLEPEGWDTNEYYINGFSSSLPLDVQVSALTKIPGLENARIFRPGYAIEYDYFQPTQLYHSLETKLIRNLFFAGQINGTTGYEEAAGQGLIAGINAARSVQKQECFILSRESSYIGVLIDDLVTKGVDEPYRMFTSRAEYRILLRQDNADERLTPIGIEIGLVKKDREELFKYKQDSVEKLVRLINKTSVTQDQINDLLVSKNTPPINQTRKLVDILLRPQIVIKDLLILESIKNFYNTLPCIQKEILQQADIKVKYSGYIDRERIIANKLSRLEDIRISDCFDFNKLQSLSTEARQKLSKIKPKTIGQASRIPGVSPSDINVLLVFLGR comes from the coding sequence ATGGTGTTTAACTACGACGTGGTTGTGGTTGGGGCAGGACATGCAGGTTGTGAAGCCGCCGCAGCTGCTGCAAATTTGGGTGCTCAAACCCTTTTAATTACAATGGACATGACAAAAATGGGACAAATGTCATGTAATCCTGCAATGGGGGGTATTGCAAAAGGGCAAATTGTTAGAGAAATTGATGCTCTTGGCGGGTATTCAGGGATTGTTACTGATAGTAGTAGCATTCAGTTTAGAATGCTTAATAGGAGTAAAGGTCCTGCAATGTGGAGTCCAAGGGCACAGTGTGATCGTTCGCTTTTTTCGTTAAAGTGGCGTGAAATGCTCGAGAATACTCCAAATCTTTTCTTTTGGCAGGATTCTGTTGTAAATCTTTTGATAGAGGATAGCACTGTAAAGGGAGTTCATACAGCATTAGGAGTTGATTTTACGGCTAAAAGTGTTGTTCTAACAACAGGAACTTTTATGAATGGATTGATGCACGTTGGACGTGCTCAACTTGCTGGAGGACGTTCTGGTGATATGGCATCATATGGAATAACAGAACAGCTGCGGCAGTTAGGACTGGAGGTAGGTAGAATGAAAACAGGAACTCCTGCTCGTATTGATGGAAGAACAATAGACTATTCAAAGGTAGTGGCACAAGAAGGCGATGCTAATCCTGAAAAATTTTCATTTCTTGATACCGTAAAACCATTAGAAAGGCAACTGCCATGCTATATTACTTATACTAATACTGATGTTCATGAAACGTTACGAGCCAAATTTGATGAATCTCCTTTGTTTAATGGTACGATTAAATCGATAGGACCTCGTTACTGTCCGAGTATTGAAGATAAAGTACGCACCTTTGCGGATAAAGATCAGCATCAACTTTTTTTAGAGCCTGAAGGGTGGGATACTAACGAATACTATATAAATGGATTTTCATCTTCGTTACCATTAGATGTTCAAGTATCTGCATTAACTAAAATACCAGGTTTGGAAAATGCTAGAATATTTAGACCTGGTTACGCTATCGAATACGACTACTTTCAACCTACTCAACTTTACCACTCATTAGAAACAAAACTCATTAGAAATTTATTTTTTGCTGGACAAATTAATGGTACAACAGGATACGAAGAAGCCGCTGGTCAGGGTTTAATCGCAGGAATTAATGCAGCTCGATCGGTTCAAAAGCAAGAATGTTTTATACTTTCTCGTGAATCTTCGTATATAGGTGTACTTATAGATGATTTGGTAACTAAAGGCGTTGATGAACCATACCGAATGTTTACTTCTAGAGCTGAGTATAGGATTCTTCTGCGTCAGGATAATGCTGACGAACGACTTACCCCTATAGGTATCGAAATTGGTTTAGTCAAAAAGGATAGAGAAGAATTGTTTAAATACAAACAAGATTCTGTTGAAAAACTGGTAAGATTGATAAATAAAACAAGTGTAACTCAAGATCAGATTAACGATTTACTAGTTAGTAAAAACACTCCTCCGATTAATCAAACACGAAAACTTGTTGATATTCTCTTAAGACCTCAAATAGTAATAAAAGATCTGCTTATACTCGAATCAATAAAAAACTTTTATAATACATTACCCTGTATACAAAAAGAGATACTACAACAGGCTGATATAAAAGTTAAGTATAGCGGATATATTGACAGAGAACGAATAATTGCTAATAAATTATCAAGATTGGAAGATATTCGAATATCTGATTGTTTTGATTTTAACAAACTACAATCTTTATCCACTGAAGCACGACAAAAATTAAGCAAAATAAAACCTAAGACTATTGGTCAAGCGTCACGAATACCAGGCGTATCACCTTCTGATATTAATGTTTTACTAGTTTTTTTAGGTAGATAA